One stretch of Mycolicibacterium fallax DNA includes these proteins:
- a CDS encoding acyclic terpene utilization AtuA family protein — MTTAVRIGNCSGFYGDRISAMREMLTGGDLDFLTGDYLAELTMLILGRDRMKNPERGYAKTFLRQLEECLGLAQDRNVRIVANAGGLNPAGLAAGIRELADRLGLDVSVAHVEGDDLLARAGELGLGSPLTANAYLGAWGIVDCLNAGADVVVTGRVTDASVIVGPAAAHFGWSTTDYDRLAGAVLAGHVIECGTQATGGNYAFFTEVPDLTYPGFPLAEIHADGSSVITKHPGTGGQVSVGTVTAQLLYEITGARYANPDVTARVDSITLADDGPDRVRITGAVGEPPPPTLKVSLNEIGGFRNSVTFVLTGLDIEAKAELLQRQLDNVLAVRPAEMHWTLARTDHPDADTEETASALLHCTVRDADPAKVGRAFTGAGIELALASYPGFHVTAPPGEGQVYGVYTAGYVDAAEVPHLAVHPDGTRTDIAPATQTQPLAPAAEPELSEPLPTGRTRRVPLGQIAGGRSGDKGGSANIGLWVRTDAQWRWLAHTLTVERLRELLPETAELGVTRALLPNLRAVNFVIDDILGRGVAYNARFDPQAKGLAEWLRGRHLDIPEELL; from the coding sequence GTGACGACTGCGGTGCGGATCGGGAACTGTTCGGGCTTCTATGGCGACCGCATCTCGGCCATGCGAGAGATGCTCACCGGCGGTGACCTGGACTTCCTCACCGGCGACTACCTGGCCGAGCTCACCATGCTGATCCTGGGCCGGGACCGGATGAAGAACCCCGAGCGCGGCTACGCCAAGACCTTCCTGCGCCAGCTGGAGGAGTGCCTGGGCCTGGCTCAGGACCGCAACGTGCGGATCGTCGCCAACGCCGGCGGGCTCAACCCGGCCGGGCTGGCCGCCGGAATCCGGGAGCTGGCCGACCGACTGGGGCTGGACGTCAGCGTCGCGCACGTGGAGGGCGACGACCTGCTCGCCCGGGCCGGCGAACTGGGCCTGGGCTCCCCGCTGACCGCCAACGCCTACCTCGGCGCCTGGGGCATCGTGGACTGCCTGAACGCCGGGGCCGACGTCGTGGTCACCGGCCGGGTCACCGACGCGTCGGTGATCGTCGGTCCCGCCGCGGCACACTTCGGCTGGTCGACCACCGACTACGACCGGCTGGCCGGGGCGGTGCTGGCCGGGCACGTGATCGAGTGCGGCACCCAGGCCACCGGCGGCAACTACGCCTTCTTCACCGAGGTCCCCGACCTGACCTATCCGGGCTTTCCACTGGCCGAGATCCACGCCGACGGTTCGTCCGTCATCACCAAGCACCCGGGTACCGGCGGGCAGGTCAGCGTCGGCACCGTCACCGCGCAGCTGCTCTACGAGATCACCGGCGCCCGGTACGCCAACCCCGACGTCACCGCCCGCGTCGACAGCATCACGCTGGCCGACGACGGCCCGGACCGGGTGCGGATCACCGGCGCGGTCGGGGAACCGCCGCCCCCGACGCTGAAGGTGTCGCTCAACGAGATCGGCGGGTTCCGCAATTCGGTCACGTTCGTGCTGACCGGGCTGGACATCGAGGCCAAGGCCGAACTGCTGCAACGCCAGCTGGACAACGTGCTGGCCGTGCGGCCCGCCGAGATGCACTGGACGCTGGCCCGCACCGACCACCCCGACGCCGACACCGAGGAGACCGCCAGCGCGCTGCTGCACTGCACGGTCCGCGACGCCGATCCGGCCAAGGTCGGCCGGGCCTTCACCGGCGCGGGCATCGAACTCGCGCTGGCCAGCTACCCGGGCTTCCACGTGACCGCCCCGCCCGGCGAGGGCCAGGTGTACGGCGTGTACACCGCCGGCTACGTCGACGCCGCCGAGGTCCCGCACCTCGCGGTGCACCCCGACGGCACCCGCACCGATATCGCCCCGGCCACCCAGACCCAGCCGCTGGCCCCGGCCGCCGAGCCCGAACTGTCCGAGCCGCTGCCGACCGGCCGCACCCGCCGGGTTCCGCTGGGCCAGATCGCCGGTGGCCGCAGCGGCGACAAGGGCGGGTCGGCCAACATCGGGCTGTGGGTGCGCACCGACGCCCAGTGGCGCTGGCTGGCTCACACCCTGACCGTCGAGCGGCTGCGCGAACTGCTGCCCGAGACCGCCGAACTCGGCGTCACCCGGGCGTTGCTGCCGAACCTGCGGGCGGTCAACTTCGTCATCGACGACATCCTCGGCCGGGGCGTGGCCTACAACGCCCGATTCGACCCGCAGGCCAAGGGGCTCGCCGAGTGGCTCCGCGGTCGGCACCTGGACATCCCGGAGGAACTGCTTTGA
- a CDS encoding acetyl/propionyl/methylcrotonyl-CoA carboxylase subunit alpha, producing the protein MISKVLVANRGEIARRVFRTCRRLGLGTVAVYTDPDTGAPHVAEADTRVRLDDIRGYLDVDALIEAARASGADAIHPGYGFLSENADFANAVTAAGLAWIGPPAAAVTAMGSKIEAKKMMAAAGVPVLAELDPATVTADQLPVLVKASAGGGGRGMRVVTELGALAEEVAAAGREAASAFGDPTVFCERYLPTGHHVEVQVLADTHGTVWAVGERECSIQRRHQKVIEEAPSPLVERIDGMRERLFQAARLAAEAIGYTGAGTVEFLADDDGEFFFLEMNTRLQVEHPVTEATTGLDLVELQIQVADGERLPSQPPAARGHSIEARLYAEDPAQHWQPQAGTVEHFEVPAAATEFHSTGRTEIRLDSGIVTGSAVSIHYDPMLAKVISYAPTRRTAALLLADALARTRLHGVRTNRDLLVNVLRHRGFLAGDTDTAFFDSHGLPALAAPLLDEAAVRLAAVAAAIAETEHNRAVATALPGIRSGWRNVVSADQHKTFRLAGPEQTEYRVGYRYTRTAIALPDDEGVRVVAAGPDRVVLAVDAGAAAAETAFDVRRHGDAVFVDSPTGGVEFAVVPRFVEPGSQLAAGSLVAPMPGVVIRIAAEAGDAVTAGQPLLWLEAMKMEHTLTAPNDGVLKELNVIAGQQVDVGTVLAVVSEPDN; encoded by the coding sequence ATGATCAGCAAAGTTCTGGTTGCCAACCGCGGGGAGATCGCCCGCCGGGTGTTCCGCACCTGCCGCCGGCTCGGGCTGGGCACCGTCGCGGTGTACACCGACCCCGACACCGGTGCGCCGCACGTCGCCGAGGCCGACACCCGGGTCCGTCTCGACGACATCCGCGGCTACCTCGACGTCGACGCGCTGATCGAGGCGGCCCGCGCCTCCGGCGCCGACGCGATCCACCCGGGGTACGGATTCCTCTCCGAGAACGCCGATTTCGCGAACGCGGTGACCGCCGCCGGGCTGGCCTGGATCGGGCCGCCGGCCGCCGCGGTGACCGCGATGGGCTCCAAGATCGAGGCGAAGAAGATGATGGCCGCGGCCGGCGTCCCGGTGCTGGCCGAACTCGACCCGGCCACCGTCACCGCCGATCAGCTGCCGGTTCTGGTCAAGGCGTCCGCCGGTGGCGGCGGCCGCGGCATGCGGGTGGTGACCGAGCTCGGCGCGCTGGCCGAGGAGGTCGCCGCCGCCGGCCGCGAGGCCGCATCCGCGTTCGGCGATCCGACGGTGTTCTGCGAGCGCTACCTGCCGACCGGCCATCACGTCGAGGTACAGGTGCTGGCCGACACCCACGGCACGGTGTGGGCGGTCGGCGAACGGGAATGCTCGATTCAGCGCCGGCACCAGAAGGTCATCGAGGAGGCGCCGTCCCCGCTGGTCGAGCGGATCGACGGGATGCGGGAGCGGCTGTTCCAGGCGGCCCGGCTGGCCGCCGAGGCGATCGGCTACACCGGGGCGGGCACCGTGGAGTTCCTCGCCGACGACGACGGCGAGTTCTTCTTCCTGGAGATGAACACCCGGCTGCAGGTGGAGCACCCGGTCACCGAGGCCACCACCGGGCTGGACCTCGTCGAACTGCAGATCCAGGTCGCCGACGGCGAGCGGTTGCCGTCGCAGCCGCCGGCCGCGCGCGGGCATTCCATCGAGGCGCGGCTCTACGCCGAGGATCCCGCGCAGCACTGGCAGCCGCAGGCCGGCACCGTCGAGCACTTCGAGGTCCCCGCCGCGGCAACCGAATTCCACAGCACCGGGCGCACCGAGATCCGGCTGGACAGCGGCATCGTCACCGGCTCGGCGGTGTCCATCCACTACGACCCGATGCTGGCCAAGGTCATCTCGTATGCCCCCACCCGGCGCACCGCCGCACTGCTGCTGGCCGACGCGCTGGCCCGCACCCGGCTGCACGGGGTGCGCACCAACCGGGATCTGCTGGTCAACGTGCTGCGCCACCGGGGCTTCCTGGCCGGTGACACCGACACCGCATTCTTCGACAGCCACGGTCTGCCTGCGCTGGCCGCGCCGCTGCTCGACGAGGCCGCGGTTCGGTTGGCGGCGGTGGCCGCCGCGATCGCCGAAACCGAGCACAACCGGGCGGTGGCCACCGCGCTGCCGGGCATCCGGTCCGGCTGGCGCAACGTCGTTTCCGCCGACCAGCACAAAACCTTCCGGCTGGCCGGGCCGGAGCAGACCGAATACCGGGTCGGCTACCGCTACACCCGCACCGCGATCGCGCTGCCCGACGACGAGGGCGTGCGGGTGGTCGCGGCCGGCCCGGATCGGGTGGTGCTGGCCGTCGACGCCGGCGCCGCGGCCGCCGAGACGGCCTTCGACGTCCGCCGCCACGGCGACGCGGTGTTCGTCGACTCGCCCACCGGCGGCGTGGAATTCGCCGTGGTGCCACGGTTCGTCGAGCCGGGTTCCCAACTGGCCGCGGGGTCGCTGGTGGCCCCGATGCCCGGGGTGGTCATCCGGATCGCTGCCGAGGCCGGCGATGCGGTGACCGCCGGACAGCCGCTGCTGTGGCTGGAGGCAATGAAGATGGAGCACACCCTCACCGCACCGAATGACGGTGTGCTGAAAGAACTCAACGTGATAGCCGGCCAGCAGGTCGATGTCGGCACCGTGCTGGCCGTCGTCAGCGAACCGGACAACTGA
- a CDS encoding DUF1707 SHOCT-like domain-containing protein, whose protein sequence is MTEPAPRTATSRAADTDRVQVAQLLTDAAAEGLLELDDYERRLAQAYSATTYAELDRLSADLPGIANTRRGACQPAPKTTLLAFMSGFERRGRWNVPRKLTMFSFWGSGVIDLRYADFTSPDVEIKAYSIMGGQTILLPPEVNLSVDGTSVMGSFEEETSGAGTPGAPVVTVKGFSLWGGVNVRRKKRRPNRHVQRD, encoded by the coding sequence ATGACTGAGCCAGCTCCGCGAACCGCCACGTCGCGCGCCGCCGACACCGATCGGGTACAGGTTGCGCAGCTACTGACCGACGCCGCCGCGGAGGGCCTGCTGGAGCTCGACGACTACGAACGCCGGTTGGCCCAGGCCTATTCGGCCACCACCTACGCCGAGCTCGACCGGCTCTCGGCGGATCTCCCGGGCATCGCCAACACCCGCCGGGGCGCCTGCCAGCCGGCGCCGAAGACCACGCTGCTGGCCTTCATGAGCGGGTTCGAGCGGCGCGGCCGCTGGAACGTGCCCCGCAAGCTGACGATGTTCTCGTTCTGGGGCAGCGGGGTGATCGACCTGCGCTACGCCGACTTCACCTCCCCCGACGTGGAGATCAAGGCGTACTCGATCATGGGCGGGCAGACCATCCTGCTGCCGCCGGAGGTCAATCTCAGCGTCGACGGCACCTCGGTGATGGGCTCCTTCGAGGAGGAGACCAGCGGTGCGGGCACGCCCGGCGCGCCGGTGGTGACCGTGAAGGGCTTCTCGCTGTGGGGCGGGGTGAATGTCCGGCGCAAGAAGCGCCGCCCGAACCGGCACGTCCAGCGCGACTGA
- the rpmF gene encoding 50S ribosomal protein L32, giving the protein MAVPKRRMSRANTRSRRAQWKTEAPGLVTVSVAGRQYKVPRRLQKAARLGLVDLDKR; this is encoded by the coding sequence ATGGCTGTGCCCAAGCGCCGGATGTCCCGCGCCAACACCCGCTCCCGTCGCGCGCAGTGGAAGACCGAGGCCCCCGGCCTGGTCACCGTGTCGGTCGCCGGCCGGCAGTACAAGGTGCCGCGCCGCCTGCAGAAGGCCGCCCGCCTGGGTCTCGTCGACCTGGACAAGCGCTGA
- a CDS encoding enoyl-CoA hydratase family protein, whose amino-acid sequence MPSPAQDRLVAYRVEGRAARITLDSPHNRNALSTRLVQQLHDGLREATADPRVRVVVLDHTGGTFCAGADLAEASGGTPEEIATGRAQEMTTLLRALLECPRPVIGVIDGHVRAGGMGLVGACDLVLAGPKSTFGLTEARIGVAPAIISLTLLPKLTARAAGRFFLTGETFTAATAAEVGLITAAADSPEGLQTALDELVAALGKGSPQGLAASKALTTASILAGFDRDATRLTAESARLFTSPEAHEGMLAFLQKRSPSWAADTPED is encoded by the coding sequence ATGCCGAGCCCCGCGCAGGACCGCCTGGTCGCCTACCGGGTGGAGGGCCGGGCCGCCCGGATCACCCTGGACTCGCCGCACAACCGCAACGCGCTGTCCACCCGGCTGGTGCAGCAGCTGCACGACGGGCTGCGCGAGGCGACCGCCGATCCCCGGGTGCGGGTGGTGGTACTCGATCACACAGGCGGCACGTTCTGCGCGGGTGCGGACCTGGCCGAGGCCTCCGGCGGCACCCCCGAGGAAATCGCCACCGGGCGGGCCCAGGAGATGACGACGCTGCTGCGCGCGCTGCTGGAGTGTCCGCGGCCGGTCATCGGGGTGATCGACGGGCACGTCCGGGCCGGCGGGATGGGCCTGGTCGGCGCCTGCGACTTGGTGCTGGCCGGGCCGAAGTCCACGTTCGGGCTGACCGAGGCGCGCATCGGGGTCGCCCCGGCGATCATCTCGCTGACGCTGCTGCCGAAGCTGACCGCGCGGGCGGCCGGGCGGTTCTTCCTGACCGGGGAGACCTTCACCGCGGCGACGGCCGCCGAGGTCGGGCTGATCACCGCGGCGGCCGACTCGCCGGAGGGCCTGCAGACCGCCCTCGATGAGCTGGTCGCCGCGCTGGGCAAGGGTTCACCGCAGGGGCTGGCGGCGTCTAAGGCGTTGACGACGGCGTCGATCCTGGCCGGGTTCGACCGGGACGCGACGCGGCTGACCGCCGAGTCGGCCCGGCTGTTCACCTCGCCGGAGGCACACGAGGGCATGCTGGCGTTCCTGCAGAAGCGGTCGCCGTCCTGGGCGGCGGACACGCCCGAGGACTGA
- a CDS encoding response regulator transcription factor, which yields MRILVVDDDRAVRESLRRSLSFNGYSVTLAEDGVEALEAIAADRPDGVVLDVMMPRLDGLEVCRRLRSTGDDLPILVLTARDSVSERVAGLDAGADDYLPKPFALEELLARLRALLRRTMAPDLGEAAAMTFVDLTLDPVTREVTRGERQISLTRTEFALLEMLIANPRRVLTRSRILEEVWGFDFPTSGNALEVYVGYLRRKTEAEGESRLIHTVRGVGYVLRETPP from the coding sequence GTGCGAATTCTTGTCGTTGACGACGACCGTGCGGTGCGCGAGTCACTGCGCCGATCCCTGTCCTTCAACGGGTACTCGGTCACGCTGGCCGAAGACGGGGTGGAGGCCCTGGAGGCCATCGCCGCCGACCGGCCCGACGGTGTCGTCCTTGACGTGATGATGCCGCGGCTGGACGGCCTGGAGGTGTGTCGGCGGCTGCGCAGTACCGGTGACGATCTGCCGATCCTGGTGCTGACCGCCCGCGACTCGGTGTCCGAGCGGGTCGCCGGACTGGACGCAGGCGCCGACGACTACCTGCCCAAGCCGTTCGCGCTGGAGGAGCTGCTGGCCCGGCTGCGCGCGCTGCTGCGCCGCACCATGGCCCCCGATCTCGGCGAGGCCGCCGCGATGACCTTCGTCGACCTGACCCTGGACCCGGTGACCCGGGAGGTCACCCGGGGCGAGCGGCAGATCAGCCTGACCCGCACCGAGTTCGCGCTGCTGGAGATGCTGATCGCCAACCCGCGCCGGGTGCTGACCCGTAGCCGGATCCTGGAAGAGGTGTGGGGCTTTGACTTCCCGACCTCGGGTAACGCCCTGGAGGTGTACGTCGGCTACCTGCGGCGCAAGACCGAGGCGGAAGGCGAATCGCGGCTGATCCACACCGTCCGCGGGGTGGGCTACGTGCTGCGCGAAACGCCGCCGTGA
- a CDS encoding acyl-CoA dehydrogenase family protein, translated as MSSQNIWTTPERLALRETVRAFAEREILPHAVEWERVGELPRDLHRAAGAAGLLGVQFPESVGGGGGDGADAVVVCEQLHESGVPGGVFASLFTCGIAVPHIIASGDRELIERFAVPTLRGEKIGSLAITEPGGGSDVGHLTTRAVRDGDHYIVNGAKTYITSGVRADFVVTAVRTGGPGAAGVSLLVVEKGTPGFTVSRKLDKMGWRSSDTAELSYTDVRVPVGNLVGPENSGFLQIAQAFVSERIGLAAQAYASAQRCLDLTVAWCRDRETFGRPLISRQSVQNTLADMARRIDVARVYSRHVVQRQLAGETNLITEVCFAKNTAVEAGEWVANQAVQLFGGMGYMAESEVERQYRDMRIIGIGGGTTEILTSLAAKTMGFQA; from the coding sequence TTGAGTTCTCAGAACATCTGGACCACCCCCGAGCGGCTGGCGCTGCGTGAGACGGTGCGCGCCTTCGCCGAGCGGGAGATCCTGCCGCACGCCGTCGAGTGGGAGCGCGTCGGCGAGCTGCCGCGGGACCTGCACCGCGCGGCCGGTGCGGCCGGACTGCTCGGCGTGCAGTTTCCCGAGTCGGTGGGCGGCGGCGGCGGGGACGGCGCCGACGCCGTCGTGGTGTGCGAGCAGCTGCACGAATCCGGTGTCCCCGGCGGGGTGTTCGCCTCGCTGTTCACCTGCGGGATCGCGGTGCCGCACATCATCGCCTCGGGCGATCGGGAGCTGATCGAGCGGTTCGCCGTCCCGACGCTGCGCGGCGAGAAGATCGGCTCGCTGGCCATCACCGAGCCCGGCGGTGGCTCCGACGTCGGTCACCTGACCACCCGGGCGGTCCGCGACGGCGACCACTACATCGTCAACGGGGCCAAGACCTACATCACCTCCGGGGTGCGGGCCGACTTCGTGGTGACCGCGGTGCGCACCGGCGGCCCCGGCGCGGCCGGGGTGTCCCTGCTGGTGGTGGAGAAGGGCACGCCCGGCTTCACGGTCAGCCGCAAGCTGGACAAGATGGGCTGGCGCTCCAGCGACACCGCCGAGCTGTCCTACACCGACGTGCGAGTTCCGGTGGGCAACCTGGTCGGCCCGGAGAACAGCGGCTTCCTGCAGATAGCCCAGGCGTTCGTCTCCGAGCGGATCGGCCTGGCCGCCCAGGCCTACGCCAGCGCCCAGCGCTGCCTGGATCTGACGGTGGCGTGGTGCCGGGACCGGGAGACCTTCGGCCGGCCGCTGATCTCGCGCCAGTCGGTGCAGAACACCCTGGCCGACATGGCCCGGCGCATCGACGTGGCCCGGGTGTACTCGCGACACGTGGTGCAACGCCAACTCGCCGGCGAGACGAACCTGATCACCGAGGTGTGCTTCGCCAAGAACACCGCGGTGGAGGCCGGCGAATGGGTGGCCAACCAGGCCGTCCAGCTGTTCGGCGGGATGGGCTACATGGCCGAATCCGAGGTCGAGCGCCAATACCGGGACATGCGGATCATCGGGATCGGCGGCGGCACCACCGAGATCCTGACCAGCCTCGCGGCCAAGACGATGGGATTTCAGGCATGA
- a CDS encoding acyl-CoA dehydrogenase family protein yields MTDTGFIESTERRELRKAVSDFAAAYGPEYYLEKARAGAHTTELWDEAGKLGFLGVNLPEEYGGGGAGMYELSMVMEEMSAAGCGLLMMVVSPAINGTIISKFGTDEQKRRWIPGIADGSTTMAFAITEPDAGSNSHRITTTARRDGSDWILSGQKVFISGVDQAQAVLVVGRTEEAKTGNLKPALFVVPIDTPGMSWTKIEMEIVSPESQFQLFFDDMRLPADALVGAEDAAIAQLFAGLNPERIMGAASAAGMGRFAVNKAADYMKTRQVWKQPIGTHQGLAHPLAAIHIELEMAKLMMQKAATLYDSGDDWGAAEAANMAKYAAGEASVRAVDQAVQSLGGNGLTKEYGIASVLTASRLARIAPISREMILNFVAQTSLGLPRSY; encoded by the coding sequence ATGACCGACACCGGATTCATTGAGAGCACCGAGCGCCGCGAACTGCGCAAGGCGGTATCGGATTTCGCCGCCGCCTACGGCCCCGAGTACTACCTGGAGAAGGCCCGCGCCGGCGCGCACACCACCGAGCTGTGGGACGAGGCCGGCAAGCTGGGCTTCCTCGGGGTGAACCTGCCCGAGGAGTACGGCGGCGGCGGCGCAGGCATGTACGAGCTGTCGATGGTGATGGAGGAGATGTCGGCGGCCGGCTGCGGCCTGCTGATGATGGTGGTTTCCCCCGCCATCAACGGCACCATCATCTCCAAGTTCGGCACCGATGAGCAGAAGCGCCGCTGGATCCCGGGCATCGCCGACGGTTCGACCACCATGGCGTTCGCCATCACCGAACCCGACGCCGGATCCAACAGCCACCGGATCACCACCACCGCCCGCCGCGACGGCAGCGACTGGATCCTCAGCGGCCAGAAGGTATTCATCTCGGGTGTCGACCAGGCCCAGGCCGTCCTAGTCGTCGGCCGCACCGAGGAGGCCAAGACCGGCAACCTCAAGCCGGCGCTGTTCGTCGTCCCGATCGACACCCCGGGGATGTCCTGGACCAAGATCGAGATGGAGATCGTCAGCCCGGAGTCCCAGTTCCAGCTGTTCTTCGACGACATGCGGTTGCCCGCCGACGCGCTGGTGGGCGCCGAGGACGCCGCCATCGCGCAGCTGTTCGCCGGCCTGAACCCAGAACGCATCATGGGCGCGGCCAGCGCGGCGGGGATGGGCCGGTTCGCGGTCAACAAGGCCGCCGACTACATGAAGACCCGGCAGGTCTGGAAGCAGCCGATCGGCACCCATCAGGGACTGGCGCATCCGCTGGCCGCCATCCACATCGAGTTGGAGATGGCCAAGCTGATGATGCAGAAGGCCGCCACCCTCTACGACAGCGGCGACGACTGGGGTGCCGCGGAGGCCGCGAACATGGCCAAGTACGCCGCCGGTGAGGCGTCGGTGCGCGCGGTCGACCAGGCCGTGCAGAGCCTCGGCGGCAACGGGCTGACCAAGGAGTACGGCATCGCGTCGGTGCTGACGGCCTCCCGGCTGGCCCGCATCGCCCCGATCAGCCGGGAGATGATCCTGAACTTCGTCGCCCAGACCTCCCTCGGTCTGCCGCGGTCCTACTGA
- a CDS encoding acyl-CoA carboxylase subunit beta, with product MTALRSALDTDSPAFRDAAAAAEAKLAELDTELAKTLAGGGEKYVARHRQRGKMTARERIEALVDADSPFLELCPLAGYGSDFLVGASVIVGIGVVEGTECLIVANDPTVKGGTSNPWTLRKTLRANQIALENRLPVISLVESGGADLPTQKEIFIPGGQMFRDLTRLSAAGIPTVSMVFGNSTAGGAYIPGMSDHVVMIKERSKVFLAGPPLVKMATGEESDDESLGGAEMHARTSGLADHLAVDEFDAIRIGRRIVARLNWTKAGPAPRAYAEPRYDAEELIGIVPADLRIPFDPREVIARFADDSDFDEFKPLYGSSLVTGWASVFGYPIGILANARGVLFSEESQKATQFIQLANRSNTPLLFLHNTTGYMVGREYEEGGMIKHGSMMINAVSNSTVPHISMLIGASYGAGHYGMCGRAYDPRFLFAWPSAKSAVMGGTQLAGVLSIVSRAAAEARGQAFNEEADAALRAAVEAQIEAESLPMFLSGRLYDDGVIDPRDTRTVLGMCLSAIASGPIEGTSNFGVFRM from the coding sequence ATGACCGCCCTGCGCTCCGCTCTCGACACCGACTCGCCGGCCTTCCGGGACGCCGCCGCGGCCGCCGAGGCCAAGCTCGCCGAGCTCGACACCGAGCTGGCCAAGACGCTGGCCGGCGGCGGCGAGAAGTACGTCGCCCGGCACCGGCAGCGCGGCAAAATGACCGCGCGCGAGCGCATCGAGGCGCTCGTCGACGCGGACTCCCCGTTCCTGGAGCTGTGCCCGCTGGCCGGCTACGGCTCGGACTTCTTGGTCGGCGCCTCGGTGATCGTCGGGATCGGCGTGGTCGAGGGCACCGAATGCCTCATCGTCGCCAACGACCCCACCGTCAAGGGCGGCACCAGCAACCCATGGACGCTGCGTAAAACACTGCGCGCCAACCAGATTGCGCTGGAGAACCGGCTCCCGGTGATTTCCCTGGTGGAGTCCGGCGGCGCCGACCTGCCCACCCAGAAGGAGATCTTCATTCCGGGCGGGCAGATGTTCCGGGACCTGACCCGACTCTCGGCCGCCGGGATCCCCACCGTGTCAATGGTTTTCGGCAACTCCACCGCCGGCGGCGCCTACATCCCCGGGATGTCCGATCACGTGGTGATGATCAAGGAACGCTCCAAGGTGTTCCTGGCCGGACCGCCGCTGGTCAAGATGGCCACCGGCGAGGAGTCCGACGACGAATCCCTGGGCGGCGCCGAGATGCACGCACGCACCTCGGGACTGGCCGACCACCTGGCCGTCGACGAGTTCGACGCCATCCGCATCGGCAGGCGTATCGTGGCCCGACTGAACTGGACCAAGGCCGGCCCGGCCCCGCGGGCCTACGCCGAACCCCGTTACGACGCCGAGGAATTGATCGGGATCGTGCCGGCCGACCTGCGCATCCCGTTCGACCCGCGGGAGGTGATCGCCCGGTTCGCCGACGACTCCGACTTCGACGAGTTCAAGCCGCTCTACGGCAGCTCCCTGGTGACCGGATGGGCCAGCGTGTTCGGCTATCCGATCGGCATCCTGGCCAACGCCCGCGGGGTGTTGTTCTCCGAGGAATCCCAGAAGGCCACCCAGTTCATCCAGCTGGCCAACCGATCGAACACCCCGCTGCTGTTCCTGCACAACACCACCGGCTACATGGTCGGCCGGGAGTACGAGGAGGGCGGGATGATCAAGCACGGCTCGATGATGATCAACGCGGTCTCCAACTCGACGGTGCCGCACATCTCGATGCTGATCGGCGCCTCCTACGGCGCCGGGCACTACGGCATGTGCGGGCGCGCCTACGATCCGCGCTTCCTGTTCGCCTGGCCGTCGGCCAAGTCCGCGGTGATGGGCGGGACGCAGCTGGCCGGGGTGCTCTCGATCGTCAGCCGGGCGGCGGCCGAGGCCCGCGGGCAGGCGTTCAACGAGGAGGCCGACGCCGCGCTGCGGGCGGCGGTGGAGGCCCAGATCGAGGCCGAGTCGCTGCCGATGTTCCTGTCCGGCCGGCTCTACGACGACGGGGTCATCGATCCCCGCGACACCCGCACCGTGCTGGGCATGTGCCTGTCGGCCATCGCCAGCGGCCCGATCGAGGGGACGTCGAACTTCGGCGTCTTCCGGATGTGA